One window of Bacillus sp. THAF10 genomic DNA carries:
- the rocF gene encoding arginase: MKKNISIIGVPMDLGQTRRGVDMGPSAIRYAGVVERLENLNHSIEDLGDIEIGSREKTASTESNLKNLKAVAEASETLAGQVDNVVGKGNFPLVLGGDHSIAIGTLAGLGKHYPNMGVIWYDAHGDLNTGETSPSGNIHGMPLAVSLGLGDPTLTGIGGYENKIKAENIVIIGARSLDEGEKVLIKEKGIKVFTMHEIDRMGMTAVMEEAISYLNERGVDGVHLSLDLDGLDPHDAPGVGTPVLGGISYRESHLAMEMLEEANILTSAEFVEVNPILDERNKTATVAVALIGSLFGEKLL, encoded by the coding sequence ATGAAAAAGAATATAAGCATTATTGGTGTTCCAATGGATTTAGGACAAACTCGACGCGGAGTCGATATGGGACCAAGCGCCATTCGCTATGCGGGAGTTGTGGAAAGGTTAGAAAATCTAAATCACTCGATAGAAGACCTTGGTGATATTGAAATTGGCAGCAGGGAAAAAACAGCTTCCACCGAAAGTAACCTAAAGAATTTGAAAGCGGTTGCAGAGGCGAGCGAGACGCTAGCCGGGCAAGTAGATAATGTGGTAGGGAAGGGGAACTTTCCTTTAGTTCTTGGAGGCGACCATAGTATTGCGATAGGCACACTTGCGGGACTCGGAAAGCATTATCCGAACATGGGTGTTATTTGGTATGATGCGCATGGAGATTTAAATACAGGAGAAACCTCTCCTTCTGGTAACATCCATGGAATGCCACTGGCTGTTAGCCTAGGTTTAGGAGATCCAACCTTAACGGGTATTGGTGGTTATGAAAATAAAATTAAGGCAGAAAATATTGTTATTATTGGTGCACGCTCTTTAGATGAAGGAGAAAAAGTGCTGATTAAGGAAAAAGGCATTAAAGTATTCACCATGCATGAAATCGATCGTATGGGAATGACAGCGGTAATGGAGGAGGCAATCTCCTATTTAAATGAAAGAGGCGTCGATGGCGTGCATCTATCCCTTGACCTAGATGGGTTGGATCCACATGATGCACCTGGTGTGGGTACACCGGTATTAGGAGGTATTTCATACCGAGAGAGTCATTTGGCGATGGAGATGCTAGAGGAAGCTAATATCTTAACTTCGGCAGAGTTTGTCGAGGTAAACCCAATATTAGATGAGAGAAACAAAACGGCGACCGTAGCTGTTGCGTTAATAGGCTCATTGTTTGGAGAGAAATTACTTTAA
- a CDS encoding aspartyl-phosphate phosphatase Spo0E family protein, with the protein MGIYASTTLQEAIERKREEMIRLSHTNHLLSKEVIDASTTLDSLINQHLYQQTQRKPASSS; encoded by the coding sequence ATGGGGATCTACGCATCCACTACATTGCAAGAAGCTATTGAAAGAAAAAGAGAAGAGATGATTCGGTTATCCCACACAAACCATTTACTATCAAAAGAAGTAATTGATGCAAGCACCACCCTGGATTCCTTAATTAATCAGCACTTGTACCAACAAACACAACGAAAACCAGCATCTTCTTCCTAA